The Bernardetia litoralis DSM 6794 genome includes a window with the following:
- a CDS encoding D-alanine--D-alanine ligase family protein: MIKIGVFFGGVSREREISFSGAKTVSQTLNRSLFEPVYILVDSLGKFIKINPVQFEHKAISHFYPTQESIPEEYDEFSPVYIETLENLTKEKHREIMEEVGTPISTENLSEHIDFALLMLHGTFAEDGMLQGLFEWLQIPYSGCGIFSSSFSIDKHLQQVVNEKLNLGDNRKYQMIRKEEWQKCDKKEFFEDLKSKLGLPIVIKAPYQGSSIGVSILKNDNLEEFIKAVNTSLFARQISKDEWTQLTMPQRKEYVNVLMSLEKGIGLPIIFEEKSLLGGNLGEQIIYSPLKLIEKLNDFFSYSEENATLFSFESEDMVLFEECLSGKEFSCGVIQNENLEVVALPPTEIITTTKVYDFEAKYLPNASQKRIPIDIPTDKIIEIQEKCKAIFQTFKFDACARIDGFYTDDNRIEIIDINTLPGMSPTSLIFRQAAEVGFSPTDFMTYLVYQSLNCRVHTAKRPYFFRNLFKKLESELLDSAYHKKEKVAIFFDETIFDEARKEYNSIASEGKQNPFCVFVKTENNQEVTLYKLPVSFLLKPNIEEVIQNLETELHPAISHTIEKAKELTDFFVKDFVSVPQKITLENLNDMTNDAVWLLRSPNNEDAAQSKLKRQLYEIGMAVVD, from the coding sequence ATGATAAAGATAGGTGTTTTTTTTGGTGGAGTTTCTCGTGAGCGTGAGATTTCATTTTCAGGAGCAAAAACAGTTTCTCAAACTCTCAATCGTTCACTTTTTGAACCTGTTTATATTTTGGTGGATAGCTTAGGAAAGTTTATCAAAATAAATCCTGTTCAGTTTGAGCATAAAGCCATTTCACATTTTTATCCTACTCAAGAATCTATTCCAGAAGAATATGATGAGTTTTCGCCTGTTTATATCGAAACTCTTGAAAATCTGACCAAGGAAAAGCACAGGGAAATAATGGAAGAAGTAGGAACTCCAATTTCTACTGAAAACCTATCCGAACATATAGATTTTGCTCTTTTGATGCTTCATGGAACATTTGCAGAAGATGGAATGTTGCAAGGGCTTTTTGAGTGGTTACAGATTCCATATTCGGGTTGTGGTATTTTTTCTTCTTCTTTTTCTATCGACAAGCATTTGCAACAAGTTGTAAATGAAAAGTTGAATTTAGGAGATAATAGAAAGTATCAAATGATACGAAAAGAGGAATGGCAAAAATGTGATAAAAAAGAATTTTTCGAAGACTTAAAATCAAAATTAGGATTGCCGATTGTTATAAAAGCTCCTTATCAAGGTTCTTCGATTGGCGTTTCGATTCTTAAAAATGATAATTTGGAAGAGTTTATAAAAGCAGTAAATACTTCGCTTTTTGCTCGTCAGATTTCGAAGGACGAATGGACTCAGCTAACTATGCCACAGCGAAAAGAATATGTAAACGTACTAATGAGCCTAGAAAAAGGAATTGGTTTGCCAATAATTTTTGAAGAAAAATCGCTTCTTGGTGGAAATCTAGGTGAACAGATTATTTATTCTCCTCTCAAATTGATTGAAAAACTAAACGATTTCTTTTCTTATTCTGAAGAAAATGCAACACTATTTTCTTTTGAAAGTGAAGACATGGTTTTATTTGAAGAATGCTTATCTGGAAAAGAATTTTCGTGTGGTGTGATTCAAAATGAAAATTTAGAAGTCGTTGCACTTCCTCCAACAGAAATAATTACGACAACAAAAGTATATGATTTTGAGGCAAAATATTTACCCAATGCAAGTCAAAAACGCATTCCGATAGATATTCCGACAGATAAAATTATAGAAATTCAAGAAAAATGCAAAGCTATTTTTCAAACGTTTAAATTTGATGCTTGTGCAAGAATTGACGGTTTTTATACCGATGATAACAGAATTGAAATCATTGACATCAATACGCTTCCTGGAATGTCGCCTACTTCTCTGATTTTTCGTCAAGCTGCCGAAGTTGGTTTTTCTCCAACAGATTTTATGACTTATTTGGTTTATCAATCTCTAAATTGTAGAGTGCATACTGCCAAAAGACCGTATTTTTTTAGAAATTTATTCAAAAAACTAGAAAGTGAACTTTTAGATTCAGCTTATCATAAAAAAGAAAAAGTAGCCATCTTTTTTGATGAAACTATTTTTGATGAAGCAAGAAAAGAGTATAATAGTATTGCATCAGAAGGAAAACAAAATCCTTTTTGTGTCTTTGTAAAAACTGAAAATAATCAAGAAGTTACTTTATACAAACTTCCAGTTTCTTTTCTTTTGAAACCGAATATAGAAGAAGTAATCCAAAATTTAGAAACAGAGCTTCATCCTGCGATTTCTCATACGATTGAAAAAGCAAAAGAACTGACCGATTTCTTTGTAAAAGATTTTGTTTCAGTTCCTCAAAAAATTACATTAGAAAATCTAAATGACATGACAAATGATGCTGTTTGGCTTCTCAGAAGTCCAAATAATGAAGATGCAGCACAAAGCAAACTCAAAAGACAGCTTTATGAAATTGGAATGGCTGTGGTGGATTAG
- the rsgA gene encoding ribosome small subunit-dependent GTPase A, whose translation MKGLILRSTGLWYDVLADDNHRYKGRLRGRLRLNNDRVTNPIAVGDKVEIVLEDKDENTVLIEKIDKRTNYINRQSPKKDGFAHTIAANIDQAIVVVTLAMPRTSAGFIDRFLVAAEAFRIPGVLIFNKIDLLSEQELFVQSKMMERYEQIGYKCMAISATEDEDIMKVENILRDKVSLVSGHSGVGKSTLLNRLSPEITQSVQEVSDYTEKGLHTTTFAEMFEIFENTFVIDTPGIKELGLMNMEKAEISHYFPEMRELLNQCKYDNCLHLREPQCAVIAAVESGEIAKSRYNSYLSMMDNDDNRR comes from the coding sequence ATGAAAGGACTCATTTTGCGCTCAACAGGTTTATGGTACGATGTTTTGGCAGACGACAACCACAGATATAAAGGTCGTTTGCGAGGGAGATTAAGATTAAATAATGATAGAGTAACCAATCCAATAGCTGTTGGCGATAAAGTAGAAATTGTGCTGGAAGATAAAGATGAAAACACTGTTTTGATTGAAAAAATAGATAAAAGAACTAATTATATCAATCGTCAATCGCCAAAAAAAGATGGTTTTGCCCACACGATTGCAGCAAATATTGACCAAGCGATTGTGGTTGTTACGTTGGCAATGCCTCGTACTTCGGCAGGATTTATCGACCGTTTTTTGGTAGCAGCCGAAGCATTCCGAATTCCTGGTGTTTTGATTTTTAATAAAATAGATTTGCTTTCAGAACAAGAATTATTTGTTCAATCCAAAATGATGGAGCGTTATGAGCAGATTGGTTATAAATGTATGGCTATTTCTGCGACAGAAGATGAAGATATTATGAAGGTAGAAAACATTTTGAGAGATAAAGTATCTTTAGTTTCTGGGCATTCAGGCGTAGGAAAATCAACACTTTTAAATCGTCTTTCTCCAGAAATTACTCAATCTGTACAAGAAGTTTCAGATTATACAGAAAAAGGACTTCACACTACCACATTTGCCGAAATGTTCGAAATCTTTGAAAATACCTTTGTTATTGATACTCCTGGTATAAAAGAATTAGGACTTATGAATATGGAAAAGGCAGAAATAAGTCATTATTTTCCAGAGATGAGAGAGCTTTTGAATCAATGTAAATATGATAATTGTCTTCATTTGAGAGAACCACAATGTGCCGTTATTGCAGCCGTAGAAAGTGGCGAAATTGCAAAAAGTAGATATAATAGTTATTTATCTATGATGGATAATGATGATAATAGGCGTTAG
- a CDS encoding chorismate-binding protein produces the protein MKNHLAISELLDFTKKNTFTFFDKNKGINKLNSFQFIKKMWSAAIAQNLGVSLWREPNTDNLQLVIDLSQKTKLVESDLEELPTGFLMHKFEKEFDIDSKNNNSKAYFLEAHLYFDSSNDFIVENIPSKDKTQNKQEFEELNQTKKQFFQKLKELQNKKEGKTSYFYPKNIPTATTKEAYNKAVDKAIKAMQNEEFLKVVISRNKFIDLDKKSFDALEAYQKLEQTYKTAFVSLVSIPLVGTWMCATPELLVSQDKNGIFRTMALAGTQSGKDVKELKNALWRQKEIEEQALVSRYIINNCFKKIRLREYEEIGPKTVRAGNLLHLRTEFLVDTKQERFPQLATVMLELLHPTSAVCGMPKEITTQFILENENYDRGFYAGYLGGINFKNGSSLYVQLRCMQLLENQAILYAGGGITADSDTETEWKETEMKCQTIESVVFE, from the coding sequence GTGAAAAATCATTTAGCTATTTCAGAATTATTAGATTTTACAAAAAAAAATACATTTACTTTTTTCGATAAAAATAAAGGAATAAATAAATTAAATTCTTTCCAATTTATCAAAAAAATGTGGAGTGCTGCCATTGCTCAAAATTTGGGTGTTTCTTTATGGAGAGAACCCAATACAGATAATTTGCAGTTAGTCATTGATTTATCTCAAAAAACAAAATTAGTAGAATCGGATTTGGAAGAACTTCCGACAGGTTTTTTGATGCACAAATTTGAAAAGGAATTTGATATTGATTCAAAAAATAATAATTCAAAAGCCTATTTTTTAGAAGCACATCTTTATTTTGACTCTTCAAATGATTTTATTGTAGAAAATATTCCCTCTAAAGACAAGACTCAAAATAAACAAGAGTTTGAAGAGTTAAACCAAACTAAAAAGCAATTTTTTCAAAAATTAAAAGAGTTACAAAATAAGAAAGAAGGCAAAACATCATATTTTTATCCCAAAAATATTCCAACTGCCACCACAAAAGAAGCCTATAATAAAGCTGTTGATAAGGCAATAAAGGCAATGCAAAATGAAGAGTTTTTAAAAGTAGTTATTTCTCGCAATAAATTTATTGATTTAGATAAAAAGAGCTTTGATGCTTTGGAAGCCTATCAAAAATTAGAACAAACTTACAAAACTGCCTTTGTATCTTTGGTTTCTATTCCTCTTGTCGGAACATGGATGTGTGCAACGCCTGAATTATTGGTAAGTCAAGATAAAAATGGAATTTTTCGTACTATGGCATTGGCAGGAACACAGTCTGGAAAAGATGTAAAAGAACTCAAAAATGCACTTTGGAGGCAAAAAGAAATTGAAGAACAGGCTTTAGTCAGTCGTTATATTATTAATAATTGTTTTAAGAAAATTCGTTTGAGAGAATATGAAGAAATAGGCCCTAAAACGGTACGAGCAGGAAACCTTTTGCATTTGAGAACGGAGTTTTTAGTCGATACAAAACAAGAGCGTTTTCCACAATTGGCAACCGTTATGCTAGAACTTTTACATCCAACTTCAGCAGTTTGTGGAATGCCAAAAGAAATAACTACACAGTTTATTTTGGAAAATGAAAATTATGATAGAGGTTTTTATGCTGGGTATTTAGGTGGAATTAATTTTAAAAATGGAAGTAGTTTGTATGTTCAGCTCCGTTGTATGCAATTATTGGAAAATCAAGCGATTTTGTATGCAGGAGGTGGAATTACGGCAGATTCGGACACAGAAACAGAATGGAAAGAAACAGAAATGAAGTGCCAAACAATTGAAAGTGTGGTTTTTGAGTGA
- a CDS encoding branched-chain amino acid aminotransferase, with translation MLSTDTSIYIDVQPTEDSRIASLDENNIPFGRVFSDHMFVADYKNGAWTDFKIMPYGNLSLSPAASTLHYSQTIFEGMKAFYNKNDEVVLFRPKENYERLMRSSERMCIPKMDKEIFMQGLKKLIEIDKKWVPKSDGSSLYIRPFIFASEGFLGVRPAEEYKFIIFTCPVAAYYAKPVRVKVETKFVRVASGGTGNAKTGGNYAAALYPAKLAQEQGYDQLIWTDAKEHKYIEESGTMNIMFVIDGKIVTPPQGDTILDGITRKSLVVLAKDLGYAVEERPVTVIEIEEAMKNGSLTEAFGMGTAAVISQIAAIGINDIDYELPAVETRKVSNHLLKELKAIRLAESEDRFGWMEKV, from the coding sequence ATGCTCTCTACCGACACAAGTATTTATATTGATGTTCAGCCAACTGAAGATTCACGCATTGCATCTTTAGATGAAAATAATATTCCTTTTGGGCGTGTTTTTTCAGACCACATGTTTGTTGCTGATTATAAAAATGGTGCTTGGACAGATTTCAAAATTATGCCTTATGGCAATCTTTCATTAAGTCCAGCAGCTTCTACACTTCATTATTCTCAAACAATTTTTGAAGGAATGAAGGCATTTTATAATAAAAATGATGAAGTTGTTCTTTTTCGTCCAAAAGAAAATTATGAGCGTTTGATGCGTTCGTCTGAACGTATGTGTATTCCAAAAATGGACAAAGAAATTTTTATGCAAGGACTCAAAAAATTGATAGAAATTGATAAAAAATGGGTTCCAAAATCTGATGGAAGTTCTCTTTATATTCGTCCATTTATTTTTGCTTCAGAAGGCTTTTTGGGAGTTCGTCCCGCTGAAGAGTATAAGTTTATTATTTTTACGTGTCCTGTGGCTGCATATTATGCAAAACCTGTTCGTGTAAAAGTTGAAACAAAATTTGTACGTGTTGCGAGTGGAGGCACAGGAAATGCCAAAACAGGAGGAAATTATGCAGCAGCTTTATATCCTGCCAAATTAGCGCAAGAACAAGGCTATGACCAACTTATTTGGACAGATGCAAAAGAACATAAGTATATTGAAGAATCTGGAACAATGAATATTATGTTTGTAATTGATGGCAAGATAGTTACTCCACCTCAAGGAGATACTATTTTGGATGGAATTACTCGTAAAAGTTTGGTCGTTTTGGCTAAAGATTTGGGTTATGCAGTAGAAGAGCGTCCTGTAACTGTTATTGAAATAGAAGAAGCTATGAAAAATGGCTCTCTTACAGAAGCATTTGGAATGGGAACAGCAGCCGTAATTTCTCAAATTGCAGCTATTGGAATAAATGATATTGATTATGAATTACCAGCCGTAGAAACTCGCAAAGTAAGCAATCATCTTTTGAAAGAATTAAAAGCCATTCGTTTAGCAGAAAGTGAAGACCGTTTTGGTTGGATGGAAAAAGTTTAA
- a CDS encoding tyrosine-type recombinase/integrase, with product MIKISKLIHRNQERIKVDFPYNQSIASQIKKVNDAKWSQTQRAWHIPYTKEAYNSLKSLFPQLSFQKEKQENNTKDKIISLSSSISIEKIEENKKVIFKQKNIALPTKKLESSKKEISKAPIISFYKKGKIYVEVIGRNIIVRLPKNKTDIDFLKTIRYSRWINHQFFWQIPNYGTHLEVIKNYFGDRIYQLTIHKQIELNDKKVHTKKIESNQVLIIKMPTNRLKIIFGYINELSSFLKKYPFHSWNKQNKYWTTPYSEQILEEIKEKIKELNLEFLYEEENKKEGARKITPYDTNNYKECPKEYIDKLNELRYAQNTLKTYTSLFEEFINFHNKKDVITLGQIEAIEFIRYLVSERKVSISYQNQAINAIKFYYERVLGGKRMTIYLDRPQKELTLPTVLSKEEIQLIIGKITNLKHKTMIMLTYSTGLRVSEVINLKIQDIDSQRKQIRVEQSKGKKDRYTLLSDKILILLRKYYIKYKPTQWLFEGQVAEGKITQYSVRSLQMILKRAVSKTSITKKVTMHTLRHSFATHLLENGTDLRYIQVLLGHQSSKTTEIYTHVTTKGFDKIKNPLDDLDI from the coding sequence ATGATAAAAATTAGTAAATTAATACACAGAAATCAAGAACGCATCAAAGTTGATTTTCCTTATAATCAATCTATTGCTAGTCAAATAAAAAAAGTGAATGATGCTAAATGGAGTCAGACGCAAAGAGCGTGGCATATTCCCTACACAAAAGAAGCCTATAATTCACTAAAATCACTATTTCCTCAATTATCTTTTCAAAAAGAGAAGCAAGAAAATAATACAAAAGATAAAATTATTTCTCTGTCTTCTTCTATTTCAATAGAAAAGATAGAAGAAAATAAAAAAGTAATTTTTAAACAAAAAAACATTGCTTTACCCACAAAAAAATTAGAAAGTAGCAAAAAAGAAATTAGCAAAGCTCCTATAATTTCATTTTATAAAAAAGGTAAAATTTATGTAGAAGTAATTGGAAGAAATATTATTGTTCGTCTTCCAAAAAACAAAACAGATATAGATTTTTTAAAGACGATACGGTATAGTCGTTGGATAAATCATCAATTTTTTTGGCAAATTCCAAACTATGGAACGCATTTGGAAGTCATCAAAAACTATTTTGGAGATAGAATTTATCAACTTACTATTCATAAACAAATAGAATTAAATGACAAAAAAGTACACACTAAAAAAATAGAATCTAATCAGGTTTTGATTATAAAAATGCCTACAAATCGTTTGAAAATTATTTTTGGTTATATCAATGAACTTTCTTCTTTTCTCAAAAAATATCCTTTTCATAGTTGGAATAAGCAGAATAAATACTGGACAACTCCTTATTCTGAGCAGATTTTAGAGGAAATCAAAGAAAAAATAAAAGAATTAAATTTAGAATTTTTATATGAAGAAGAGAATAAAAAAGAAGGAGCTAGAAAGATAACACCTTATGATACAAATAATTATAAAGAATGTCCAAAAGAATATATAGATAAATTGAATGAATTGAGATATGCTCAAAATACATTAAAAACCTATACTTCGCTTTTTGAAGAGTTTATCAATTTTCATAACAAAAAAGATGTGATAACACTAGGACAGATAGAGGCAATAGAGTTTATTCGTTATTTAGTTTCGGAACGAAAAGTATCTATTTCGTATCAAAATCAAGCTATTAATGCAATTAAATTTTATTATGAGCGTGTTTTGGGAGGAAAAAGAATGACTATTTATTTAGACAGACCTCAAAAAGAACTTACTTTACCAACTGTTTTGAGTAAAGAAGAAATACAATTAATTATTGGTAAAATAACAAATTTAAAGCATAAAACAATGATTATGCTAACTTATTCGACAGGTTTGCGAGTAAGTGAAGTTATTAATCTCAAAATACAAGACATTGATTCTCAAAGAAAACAAATACGAGTAGAACAAAGTAAAGGAAAAAAAGACCGTTATACGCTTCTTTCTGATAAAATATTAATTTTATTAAGAAAATATTACATAAAATACAAACCTACTCAATGGCTTTTTGAGGGACAAGTAGCTGAAGGGAAAATCACACAATATTCTGTTAGGAGTCTGCAAATGATTTTGAAGAGGGCTGTTAGTAAAACGAGTATTACTAAAAAAGTAACTATGCATACTTTACGGCATTCTTTTGCAACTCATTTGTTGGAAAATGGTACAGATTTACGTTATATTCAAGTATTATTAGGGCATCAGAGTAGTAAAACAACTGAAATTTATACACATGTAACGACAAAAGGTTTTGATAAAATAAAAAATCCTTTGGATGATTTGGATATATAA
- a CDS encoding single-stranded DNA-binding protein: MQGLNKVTLIGNLGKDPEVKMLEGGIALAKFPLATGESYKDSEGVKQTQTEWHNIIVWRSLAEIAGKYLKKGSSIYLEGKIKTRSYDDKDGNKKYVTEIIADNFIMLGKPSSDRANINETI, encoded by the coding sequence ATGCAAGGATTAAACAAAGTAACTTTAATTGGAAATTTGGGTAAAGACCCAGAAGTAAAAATGCTTGAGGGTGGAATTGCCTTGGCTAAATTTCCATTAGCAACAGGTGAATCTTATAAGGACAGTGAAGGAGTCAAGCAAACTCAAACTGAATGGCATAATATCATCGTTTGGCGTTCTTTGGCAGAAATTGCTGGGAAGTATTTGAAAAAAGGAAGTTCAATTTATTTGGAGGGTAAAATCAAGACACGTAGTTACGATGATAAGGACGGAAACAAAAAATATGTTACTGAAATTATAGCTGACAACTTTATTATGTTGGGAAAACCTAGTTCAGATAGAGCGAATATAAACGAAACTATTTAA